A genomic region of Melopsittacus undulatus isolate bMelUnd1 chromosome 5, bMelUnd1.mat.Z, whole genome shotgun sequence contains the following coding sequences:
- the TSPAN33 gene encoding tetraspanin-33: MESPEAGGTVSPEEDFSFVSPIVKFVLFFFNMLFWVISMVMVAVGVYAWLLKHAEATMACLVVDPAILLIVVGVLTFLIAFCGCIGSLRENIVLLQAFSICLAIIFLLQLVAGVLGFVFSDKARGKVSEIINGAIMHYRDDLDLQNLIDFGQKEFSCCGGISYKDWSQNMYFNCTTDNPSRERCSVPFSCCLPDDDEVVINTMCGHGIQAMGYVEASAVIYTHGCIDSLVNWINRNLFLLGGIALGLAAPQLVGILLAQILINQIRDQIKLQLYNQQHRADPLY, encoded by the exons ATGGAGAGTCCGGAGGCGGGGGGCACGGTGTCCCCCGAGGAGGATTTCTCCTTCGTGAGCCCCATAGTGAAGTTCGTGCTCTTCTTCTTCAACATGCTCTTCTGG GTGATCTCCATGGTGATGGTGGCAGTGGGGGTCTATGCCTGGCTGCTGAAGCATGCAG AGGCGACCATGGCGTGCCTGGTGGTGGACCCCGCCATCCTCCTCATCGTGGTCGGTGTCCTCACCTTCCTCATTGCCTTCTGTGGTTGCATTGGCTCCTTACGGGAGAACATCGTCCTGCTGCAGGCG TTCTCCATCTGCCTGGCCATCatcttcctcctgcagctggtCGCTGGTGTGCTGGGCTTTGTCTTCTCCGATAAG GCACGTGGGAAGGTCAGTGAGATCATCAATGGTGCCATCATGCACTACCGGGATGACCTGGACCTGCAGAACCTCATTGACTTTGGGCAGAAGGAG TTCAGCTGCTGTGGGGGTATCTCCTACAAGGACTGGTCCCAGAACATGTACTTCAACTGCACCACGGACAACCCCAGCCGGGAGCGCTGCTCCGtccccttctcctgctgcctgccGGATGACGACGAG GTTGTCATCAACACCATGTGTGGACATGGCATACAGGCCATGGGCTACGTGGAGGCCAGTGCTGTCATCTACACCCATGGCTGCATCGACAGCTTGGTCAACTGGATCAACAGGAACCTCTTCCTGCTGGGGGGCATTGCGCTGGGGCTGGCAGCCCCACAG CTGGTGGGCATCCTGCTGGCTCAGATCCTCATCAACCAGATCAGAGACCAGATCAAGCTGCAGCTCTACAACCAGCAGCACCGGGCAGACCCCTTGTACTGA